One Ardenticatenales bacterium genomic region harbors:
- a CDS encoding polymer-forming cytoskeletal protein yields MSLSFTHKQADRGFLARILRLGLKISGVHNGDLRVDTSVSVPAQSVVIGAIIAPRVEVRGLVRGDIFAREIIVHAGGQVWGDIYTRACQVFLGGHVRGRLNTLDEADFSLADMPAMFLESGDGDGEMPASPSPPTAIPEAPSPQLILIHRLENEAATALAGRAELEQAFEQKLAQKAGDAVAEVFTLRHELQATRADLQTTHQSLQETRLDLAARESELAAETGLRTQLEADLSRSQAEHAAAAQALNDQQEATDLLRQQKAVLESDWRQTLEELRQMTERAHNLESAMQASLLHSAEQEEALLRWQELAEVTESQAAELQHALQAAQLELEKQTTLAATLREERAELRRQLTQTRAERDALAQAEEAQAAAEAALAELQQLYARAQGERERLRLERDEMQGQLALQEETFATLTDLRASQKDVTQRYEALRAQRDDLETQLETRQAELAQLRTRLQEAEAAREELVAAAARAADLQAALARQEDLEAALATATTQANESVDLLVWYKASLQVTQQDLAEREQSLARSQAKNAGLLAQLEERARLVDKWKTNVSRLTELLYAAERRAKKLEAGLAQYKEAAQLESDRLAAELRQSQAQRNASEQEANVLHQSVAAQGERLAWLQTTLVERDLALEKLQATFDEQKRSLYSVRQLATARIRELEQELALAQRQLKDLTQWLERKKTANKQQPTSNN; encoded by the coding sequence ATGTCTTTGTCGTTCACGCACAAGCAAGCAGACCGCGGTTTTCTGGCCCGCATTTTGCGCCTGGGACTGAAGATTTCTGGGGTGCATAATGGGGATTTGCGGGTGGATACGTCGGTGTCCGTGCCGGCACAAAGCGTGGTCATCGGTGCGATCATTGCCCCGCGTGTTGAGGTGCGTGGTCTGGTGCGCGGCGACATTTTCGCGCGAGAGATCATCGTCCATGCCGGGGGCCAGGTGTGGGGCGACATTTATACGCGCGCTTGCCAGGTGTTTCTTGGCGGCCACGTGCGCGGTCGCCTGAATACGCTGGATGAGGCGGATTTTTCGCTGGCGGATATGCCGGCGATGTTTTTGGAAAGTGGAGATGGGGATGGTGAAATGCCGGCATCTCCATCTCCCCCCACCGCCATTCCTGAAGCCCCTTCTCCCCAACTAATCCTCATCCACCGCCTCGAAAACGAAGCCGCCACAGCCCTTGCCGGACGCGCCGAACTCGAGCAAGCCTTTGAGCAAAAACTGGCGCAAAAAGCAGGCGACGCTGTCGCCGAAGTGTTTACCCTCCGCCATGAATTACAGGCGACGCGGGCGGACCTGCAAACGACCCACCAGAGCCTGCAAGAAACCCGGCTAGACCTGGCTGCCCGCGAGTCGGAACTGGCCGCGGAAACGGGCTTGCGCACCCAATTGGAAGCCGATCTGTCGCGGAGCCAGGCGGAACACGCTGCCGCCGCCCAGGCCCTCAACGACCAGCAAGAAGCAACCGACCTGCTGCGCCAACAAAAGGCGGTCCTGGAATCTGACTGGCGACAAACGCTGGAGGAGCTGCGCCAGATGACGGAGCGGGCGCATAATCTGGAGAGCGCCATGCAGGCAAGTTTGCTCCACTCCGCGGAACAGGAAGAGGCGTTGCTCCGCTGGCAAGAACTGGCCGAAGTGACGGAATCACAGGCGGCGGAGCTTCAACACGCATTGCAGGCAGCCCAATTGGAACTCGAAAAGCAAACGACACTGGCAGCAACCCTGCGCGAAGAACGGGCGGAACTGCGTCGCCAGTTGACGCAAACGCGCGCGGAGCGGGATGCGTTGGCACAGGCGGAGGAAGCCCAGGCAGCCGCCGAGGCCGCCCTCGCGGAACTACAGCAGCTTTACGCGCGGGCGCAAGGGGAACGTGAACGGCTGCGCCTGGAACGGGATGAAATGCAGGGTCAATTGGCGCTGCAGGAGGAAACGTTCGCCACCTTGACGGATTTGCGCGCCAGTCAGAAGGACGTGACGCAGCGGTATGAGGCGCTTCGGGCGCAGCGAGATGACTTGGAAACTCAGTTAGAAACGCGCCAGGCGGAGTTGGCGCAGTTGCGGACCCGTTTGCAAGAAGCCGAGGCCGCGCGTGAGGAACTGGTTGCGGCGGCGGCGCGGGCGGCTGACTTGCAGGCCGCGTTGGCGCGTCAGGAAGATTTGGAGGCGGCGCTGGCCACGGCCACGACGCAGGCGAATGAGTCCGTCGATCTGCTAGTGTGGTACAAGGCGTCTCTACAGGTGACGCAGCAGGACCTGGCGGAAAGAGAACAGTCTCTGGCGCGGTCCCAGGCGAAAAATGCCGGGTTGCTCGCCCAGTTGGAAGAGCGCGCCCGGCTGGTGGATAAATGGAAAACCAATGTCAGTCGCCTCACGGAGCTTCTCTATGCCGCCGAGCGCCGCGCTAAGAAACTGGAAGCCGGGCTGGCTCAATACAAAGAGGCCGCCCAATTGGAATCAGACCGCCTTGCTGCCGAACTGCGTCAGTCGCAGGCGCAGCGGAATGCCAGCGAACAAGAAGCCAACGTGCTGCACCAATCCGTGGCCGCTCAGGGAGAGCGCTTGGCCTGGCTGCAAACGACCCTGGTGGAACGTGACCTCGCTTTAGAAAAATTGCAAGCCACTTTTGACGAGCAAAAACGCTCGCTATACTCCGTGCGCCAACTGGCAACTGCCCGTATCCGAGAGCTGGAGCAAGAACTTGCCCTTGCCCAACGACAACTCAAAGACCTCACGCAATGGCTGGAACGTAAGAAGACGGCCAACAAGCAGCAGCCAACTTCTAATAATTAG
- a CDS encoding sulfurtransferase encodes MYRSIIDAADLLPHVGDADWIIVDCRYTLADVDAGIRAYETGHIPTATYAHLDHDLCGPPFTDQGRHPLPSPAAMSRLFCRLGINKEKQVVVYDDVGGAYAARLWWMLRYMGHTAVAVLNGGWQAWVAAAYPTRGGVETHPRALFIGATNHDWLIEMDDVPTAALLVDSRDPPRYRGEIEPIDPVAGHIPGAVNHPYAQNLDANGRFLPAAQIRAQLEQLLGEIPPAEAVYYCGSGVTACLNLVAQEYAGMEPGKLYVGSWSEWSRLKIGTGG; translated from the coding sequence ATGTATCGTTCGATAATTGATGCCGCTGATTTGCTGCCACACGTGGGCGACGCGGACTGGATAATCGTGGATTGTCGCTATACGTTGGCAGATGTCGATGCCGGCATCCGCGCCTACGAAACCGGCCACATCCCCACCGCCACCTACGCCCACCTCGACCACGACCTCTGCGGCCCCCCCTTCACCGACCAGGGACGCCACCCCCTCCCCTCCCCCGCCGCCATGTCCCGGCTATTTTGTCGCCTGGGTATCAACAAAGAGAAGCAAGTCGTTGTTTATGATGACGTCGGCGGCGCATACGCCGCCCGTCTCTGGTGGATGCTGCGCTACATGGGGCACACCGCCGTCGCCGTCCTCAACGGCGGCTGGCAGGCGTGGGTTGCCGCCGCCTATCCCACGCGCGGCGGCGTGGAAACCCACCCGCGCGCCCTCTTCATCGGGGCCACCAACCACGACTGGCTCATCGAAATGGACGACGTGCCCACCGCCGCCTTGCTCGTCGATTCCCGCGACCCACCCCGCTATCGCGGCGAAATTGAGCCGATTGACCCCGTCGCCGGGCACATTCCGGGAGCCGTCAACCATCCTTATGCCCAGAACCTGGACGCGAACGGGCGCTTTTTGCCGGCAGCGCAAATCCGCGCGCAACTGGAACAACTCCTCGGCGAAATCCCCCCCGCCGAAGCGGTCTACTATTGTGGCTCCGGCGTCACTGCCTGTCTGAATCTGGTCGCGCAGGAATATGCCGGCATGGAACCGGGCAAATTATACGTCGGCTCCTGGAGCGAATGGTCCCGCCTCAAAATAGGGACCGGTGGCTGA
- a CDS encoding PKD domain-containing protein: protein MRRFRQITLVMVILSLLAFLASGGGVARAAELPVPEVTGYAQIPGEVQLELFLSPPVTSPGEQLTATFVVTNRGQEPAVPLIDIPLPAFLDLNVGIMPASTSFDLTTNHITWQPLVKPDASQQTMSLQFRVGAAEVNAPERSFAVNMQRGKETLSATATYWVGLPPTASIIVNPLQPAVGQPVQLLAKIDGSGPFVQVWQTGDQRELEANDPLVVYPVAGEYQITLHVANPLAATRVTTVIQVVDTLTAAFTPDDSTPAVGQIIRFANLSGGTPPLHFLWDFGDGQTSGERQPAHQYADAGNYNISLTVQNDSGGHASFVWPLTVGIPPQAQLYLPETVNMGEAITAQAAGDNTVTGYAWDMGDGGVYDGSSVNHVFWTGGDHYVVLTARNEYGETKVGQWIRVNTNLGRTIFLPLLALPGAQYPGAPLAPADAPQTNADAPQANVVSLSAERSYEAFEPIQLDPAPLPETATPAEQLLWYINEARRLHSLPPLSYVYEMSVAAQRHTEDMAVNEFTGHVGSDGSRPFERLQQYGYEGNYGGETTAWGFDEARRVVEFWVNSPPHRRIILNNRAVSVGVGYTADFGAPNVWYWVAEFGQLPDPVVKDGG from the coding sequence ATGCGCCGCTTCCGTCAAATCACCCTGGTAATGGTCATTCTCAGCCTGCTGGCTTTCCTGGCCAGCGGCGGTGGTGTGGCGCGCGCAGCGGAGCTGCCCGTACCGGAGGTAACGGGGTACGCGCAGATTCCGGGAGAGGTACAATTAGAGCTATTCCTCTCGCCGCCCGTGACCAGTCCGGGGGAGCAGTTGACGGCGACGTTTGTGGTCACGAACCGGGGACAGGAGCCGGCCGTCCCGTTGATCGACATTCCGCTGCCGGCATTTCTCGACCTCAACGTGGGGATCATGCCGGCATCCACCAGCTTCGACCTCACCACCAACCACATCACCTGGCAGCCCCTCGTCAAACCAGACGCCAGCCAGCAAACCATGTCCCTCCAATTCCGCGTCGGGGCCGCCGAAGTCAACGCCCCTGAACGCAGCTTCGCCGTCAACATGCAGCGCGGCAAAGAAACCCTCAGCGCCACCGCCACCTACTGGGTCGGCCTCCCCCCCACCGCCAGCATCATCGTCAATCCCTTGCAGCCCGCCGTCGGTCAGCCGGTGCAGTTGCTCGCCAAAATCGACGGCTCCGGACCATTCGTGCAGGTGTGGCAGACGGGCGACCAGCGCGAACTGGAAGCAAACGATCCCCTCGTCGTCTATCCCGTCGCCGGTGAATACCAGATCACACTGCACGTCGCCAACCCCCTCGCCGCCACCCGCGTCACCACCGTCATCCAGGTCGTGGACACGCTCACCGCCGCCTTCACGCCAGACGACTCCACCCCCGCCGTCGGACAGATCATCCGCTTCGCCAACCTCAGCGGTGGCACGCCGCCGCTTCACTTCCTATGGGATTTTGGCGACGGCCAGACCAGCGGCGAACGCCAGCCGGCGCACCAATATGCCGATGCCGGCAACTACAACATCAGCCTGACGGTGCAAAACGACAGCGGCGGGCACGCCTCCTTCGTCTGGCCGCTGACGGTGGGCATACCGCCGCAAGCGCAGCTTTATCTGCCGGAAACGGTCAACATGGGCGAGGCCATCACGGCCCAGGCGGCGGGCGATAACACCGTCACGGGGTATGCCTGGGACATGGGGGATGGGGGCGTCTACGACGGCAGCAGCGTGAATCACGTTTTTTGGACCGGGGGAGACCATTACGTGGTGCTCACGGCGCGCAATGAGTACGGCGAAACAAAGGTGGGGCAATGGATTCGCGTTAACACGAACCTGGGGCGCACCATTTTCCTGCCCCTGCTGGCATTGCCCGGCGCGCAATATCCCGGTGCGCCGCTGGCTCCCGCGGACGCGCCACAGACCAACGCGGACGCGCCACAAGCCAATGTGGTCTCGCTCAGCGCGGAACGCAGCTACGAGGCGTTTGAACCCATCCAACTGGACCCCGCCCCCCTACCGGAAACGGCCACGCCGGCGGAGCAGTTGCTCTGGTACATCAACGAAGCGCGCCGCCTGCACAGCCTGCCCCCGCTCTCCTACGTCTACGAAATGAGCGTGGCCGCGCAACGACACACGGAAGATATGGCCGTCAACGAGTTCACGGGGCATGTCGGCTCTGACGGTTCCCGCCCGTTTGAACGGTTGCAACAGTACGGTTATGAGGGCAACTACGGCGGCGAGACGACGGCGTGGGGCTTCGACGAGGCGCGCCGGGTGGTGGAGTTTTGGGTGAATAGCCCGCCACATCGGCGCATTATCCTCAATAATCGGGCGGTGAGCGTGGGCGTGGGGTATACGGCCGATTTTGGCGCACCCAACGTGTGGTATTGGGTGGCGGAGTTTGGGCAACTTCCTGATCCGGTGGTGAAGGATGGGGGATAG
- the mtnP gene encoding S-methyl-5'-thioadenosine phosphorylase — MSDIEFAVIGGSGLYNMAELTDVSEERVTTPFGDPSDAIIIGRLHGRRVAFLPRHGRGHILNPSEVPYRANIYALKSLGVKYIVSVSACGSLREDYAPGHIVVPDQLFDHTKGLRAMSFFDEGLVAHVSVAHPFSPELSAILAGSARAVGGVTHEGGTFITIEGPRFSTKGESQLYRQWGMSIIGMTTSPEAFLAMEAEMAYACMAHVTDYDVWHESEQPVTVEMVIRTLIGNTQVAQAAISHMVRTMDEWAAPFVAHSALKDALITDRARISAAARRRLALLVDDYLQAG; from the coding sequence ATGTCAGACATTGAATTTGCCGTGATCGGCGGCAGCGGACTTTACAACATGGCCGAGTTGACGGATGTCAGCGAGGAGCGCGTCACGACGCCATTTGGCGATCCTTCCGATGCCATCATCATTGGCCGCCTGCATGGGCGGCGCGTTGCCTTTCTCCCCCGTCATGGGCGTGGACACATCCTCAACCCCAGCGAGGTCCCCTATCGCGCCAACATCTACGCCCTCAAGAGCCTCGGCGTGAAATACATCGTTTCCGTCAGCGCCTGTGGTTCGTTGCGCGAAGATTACGCGCCGGGGCACATTGTTGTCCCGGACCAACTGTTTGATCACACCAAAGGATTGCGGGCGATGAGCTTCTTTGACGAGGGCCTGGTGGCGCACGTCAGCGTTGCTCACCCCTTCTCCCCCGAACTCAGCGCTATCCTCGCTGGTTCCGCGCGCGCCGTTGGCGGCGTTACACATGAAGGCGGCACATTCATCACCATCGAAGGGCCGCGCTTCTCCACCAAAGGCGAATCCCAACTGTACCGCCAATGGGGCATGAGCATTATTGGCATGACGACTAGCCCGGAAGCTTTTCTGGCGATGGAGGCGGAAATGGCCTACGCCTGCATGGCGCACGTCACCGATTACGACGTATGGCACGAGAGCGAACAACCCGTGACGGTGGAAATGGTTATCCGCACGCTGATCGGGAATACCCAGGTAGCCCAGGCGGCCATCAGCCACATGGTGCGCACCATGGACGAATGGGCGGCTCCGTTTGTCGCGCATTCCGCCCTGAAAGATGCGTTGATCACCGACCGCGCGCGCATCTCCGCCGCCGCGCGCCGGCGCCTGGCGCTGTTGGTAGACGACTACCTCCAGGCGGGATAG
- a CDS encoding FtsW/RodA/SpoVE family cell cycle protein, translating into MQSEDVLDRLFVVQRIRQRWLLLLAAAFVLLNGLALSLALSGAVRWQHLWGPMVWAGLVAIAHGVLNRYKPTHDALLLPLVGLLTGWGLVLQDRLAANFLPRQILWLALGMAAMLATAVLPRNLRFLRRYRYTWLTFGLLLLAATLLFGVNPSGFGATLWLKIPLLGRVFFQPSELMKLLLVIFLGSYFAERESLLQTRQGLFGALPYLAPLLLMWGFCVVLLVWQRDLGAATLFFLVFLLLLYLASAEKRYLWIGLGLLAVAGIFAYFLFDVVALRVDAWWNPWPDAAGRAFQIVQSLYALAAGGLTGTGVGQGFPGYIPVVHSDFAFAAIGEEWGLIGSLGIVACFLLLVHRGLHIAMQARRPFHFYLATGISLLFAAQSFLIMAGVVKLLPLTGVTLPFVSYGGSSLLVSFVMVGLLLFLSAERDQQGLRARGVTKTMMRRK; encoded by the coding sequence GTGCAGAGTGAGGATGTGCTGGACCGGCTGTTTGTCGTGCAGCGGATAAGGCAGCGGTGGCTGCTGCTGCTGGCGGCGGCATTCGTGCTGCTGAATGGGTTGGCGCTCAGCCTGGCGTTGTCGGGGGCGGTACGCTGGCAGCATCTCTGGGGGCCGATGGTGTGGGCCGGGTTGGTGGCGATAGCGCACGGGGTGCTCAACCGATACAAGCCCACCCATGATGCCTTGTTGCTGCCCCTGGTGGGTTTGCTGACGGGGTGGGGGCTGGTGCTGCAAGACCGGTTGGCGGCCAATTTTCTGCCGCGACAGATATTGTGGTTGGCATTAGGGATGGCGGCCATGTTGGCGACGGCTGTTCTGCCGCGAAACCTGCGCTTCCTGCGTCGCTACCGTTACACCTGGCTCACGTTTGGGCTGCTGCTGCTGGCGGCGACGCTCTTGTTCGGCGTCAATCCGTCAGGTTTTGGCGCGACCCTGTGGTTAAAAATCCCATTGCTGGGGCGCGTGTTTTTTCAACCATCGGAGTTGATGAAACTGCTGCTGGTGATCTTTCTCGGCAGCTACTTCGCCGAGCGGGAGTCGCTGCTGCAGACGCGGCAGGGCTTGTTTGGGGCGCTGCCCTACCTGGCTCCCCTGCTATTGATGTGGGGGTTCTGCGTGGTGCTGCTGGTGTGGCAGCGGGACCTGGGCGCGGCCACGCTGTTCTTCCTCGTGTTTTTGCTACTGTTGTACCTGGCGTCGGCGGAGAAGCGTTATTTGTGGATTGGCTTGGGGTTGCTGGCGGTTGCCGGCATTTTTGCCTACTTCCTCTTTGATGTGGTTGCCTTGCGCGTGGATGCCTGGTGGAACCCCTGGCCGGACGCCGCCGGACGCGCCTTTCAGATCGTGCAATCACTCTACGCCCTGGCCGCCGGCGGTCTGACCGGCACAGGCGTGGGGCAGGGTTTTCCGGGGTACATTCCCGTAGTACATTCCGACTTCGCTTTTGCGGCCATCGGCGAGGAGTGGGGCCTCATCGGTAGCCTGGGGATAGTGGCCTGTTTCCTGTTGCTGGTGCATCGCGGCTTGCATATCGCCATGCAGGCGCGGCGTCCGTTTCACTTCTACCTGGCGACGGGGATTTCGCTGTTGTTTGCGGCGCAGTCGTTCTTGATCATGGCCGGCGTCGTCAAGTTGCTGCCCCTGACCGGGGTGACGCTGCCGTTTGTCAGTTACGGCGGCAGTTCGCTGTTGGTGAGCTTTGTGATGGTGGGGCTGCTTTTGTTCTTGTCGGCGGAGCGGGATCAACAGGGCTTGCGCGCCAGGGGTGTGACAAAGACGATGATGAGGCGCAAATGA